One window of the Trifolium pratense cultivar HEN17-A07 linkage group LG2, ARS_RC_1.1, whole genome shotgun sequence genome contains the following:
- the LOC123907599 gene encoding uncharacterized protein LOC123907599 yields the protein MDEFEEAFNAQQNALPPSERAPEEVRDTIMLDQFVEVAGGMQRNHLRGQGNASSLVIRTPMGYRLDPSSTFSSSSSFARSNAAVDFEEMERRLKADNDARVQAEVASQLQSHMDTMRSRLRAEARDDIELIVQRRFTQHQPQQQNSQNMPARHSAYVSSNPYQQHARYVPQPQMPARHSSPLVLYFYVFIKKQNYILCGMIFI from the coding sequence ATGGATGAATTCGAGGAAGCTTTTAATGCTCAACAAAATGCTCTTCCACCTAGTGAGCGGGCTCCTGAGGAGGTTAGAGATACAATAATGCTGGATCAATTTGTCGAGGTTGCTGGCGGGATGCAAAGAAATCATCTTAGGGGGCAAGGCAATGCATCTTCATTGGTCATAAGGACCCCGATGGGATATAGACTTGATCCTAGCTCCACTTTTAGCTCGAGTAGTTCTTTCGCTCGATCTAATGCAGCTGTTGATTTTGAAGAGATGGAACGTCGACTCAAAGCTGACAATGATGCTCGGGTTCAAGCCGAGGTTGCATCTCAGCTCCAATCTCATATGGACACAATGAGGTCGCGGCTCCGAGCTGAAGCAAGGGATGACATTGAATTAATTGTCCAAAGGAGATTTACACAACACCAACCACAACAACAAAACTCCCAAAACATGCCAGCTCGCCACTCAGCATATGTCAGCTCGAATCCTTATCAGCAACACGCACGATACGTGCCGCAGCCACAGATGCCAGCTCGCCATTCATCGCcattagttttatatttttatgtctttatcaaaaaacaaaattatattttatgtggtatgatatttatttaa
- the LOC123907600 gene encoding protein PAM68, chloroplastic: MTTTSTPPTLLNPQFLYKHNSHNNIYLSGNLKSKISIHTSSQFHFSHIVPIHATLKGPKGFGSSPKKNNKTKNLKKNKSFKSLKKNKKQENDDEEEEEDEVEQEDRREQGIIPEIVTNRMIGRMAFSVGIPLGIGLLFFPFFYYLKVVLKIDVPTWVPFIVSFFFFGSALLGVSYGIVSASWDPLREGSFLGWTEAQKNWPVFWQSLRSDSGKD, from the exons ATGACCACTACATCAACTCCCCCCACACTTCTCAATCCACAATTTCTTTACAAG CATAATAGTCAcaacaatatttatttaagtGGAAATTTAAAGTCTAAGATATCTATTCATACATCATCACAATTTCACTTCTCTCACATTGTACCTATACATGCAACCTTAAAGGGTCCAAAAGGATTTGGATCTTCTCCAAAGAAAAATAACAAGACAAAGAACCTCAAGAAGAACAAGTCATTTAAGAGCctcaaaaagaacaaaaaacaagaaaatgatgatgaagaagaagaggaagatgaAGTTGAACAAGAAGATAGAAGAGAGCAAGGAATCATTCCTGAAATAGTGACAAACAGAATGATAGGTAGAATGGCATTTTCTGTAGGGATACCCTTAGGTATTGGGCTTTTGTTTTTCCCATTTTTTTACTATCTTAAAGTTGTTTTGAAAATTGATGTACCAACTTGGGTTCCTTTCATTGtgtctttcttcttttttgggtCTGCTTTGTTAGGAGTGAGTTATGGGATTGTTTCTGCTAGTTGGGATCCATTAAGGGAAGGGTCATTTTTGGGCTGGACTGAGGCCCAAAAGAATTGGCCTGTTTTTTGGCAGTCACTTAGAAGTGATTCTGGGAAGGATTAA
- the LOC123907601 gene encoding histone-lysine N-methyltransferase ASHR2-like, with protein sequence MATPTSTSLLKMENIPNKGRGLIATQDLKAGQIILTESPLLLYSASPLFTPAPSPYCHHCFRTLNPSQTFSCPSCSNYNFCSQKCLSIALNSSHSPWTCQTLSHLQNPTSPLLEKPFEVQVQARFIVAAYNIAIHTPSIIQTILSLHGDPNDHDSIVDNAKFLHSLISPFCPPNMNFSAELAAKLIAKERLNSFCLMEPYSPKGPQRSIKAYVIYHKATFFNHDCIPNACRFDYVENGEPGDEHNTDIVIRLIKDVDVGSEICISYFRINKDYLTRKRILMEDYGFSCACDRCKIEANWNDGENNSDLPHVIFLSKFVCDKENCAGTLAPLPPKDGEKSNVLECNFCGNLKVDSSP encoded by the coding sequence ATGGCAACTCCAACATCAACCTCACTCTTGAAAATGGAGAATATACCTAACAAAGGTAGAGGCCTTATTGCAACACAAGATCTCAAAGCTGGCCAAATAATCCTCACTGAATCTCCACTCCTTCTTTACTCTGCTTCACCTCTCTTTACTCCTGCACCCTCCCCTTACTGTCACCATTGCTTCAGAACCTTAAACCCTTCACAAACATTTTCATGTCCTTCTTGCTCAAACTACAATTTTTGCAGCCAAAAATGTCTCTCTATTGCACTCAATTCCTCTCACTCTCCTTGGACATGTCAAACACTCTCTCATCTTCAAAATCCCACTTCACCATTATTAGAAAAACCCTTTGAAGTTCAAGTTCAAGCTCGTTTCATTGTAGCTGCTTATAATATTGCTATTCACACCCCTTCAATTATTCAAACTATACTTTCTCTTCATGGTGATCCTAATGATCATGATTCTATAGTTGATAATGCTAAGTTTCTTCATTCTCTTATCTCACctttttgtccaccaaacatgaATTTTTCAGCTGAATTAGCTGCAAAACTTATTGCTAAAGAAAGATTAAACTCTTTTTGCTTAATGGAACCTTATTCACCAAAGGGTCCTCAAAGATCTATTAAAGCTTATGTAATTTACCATAAAGCTACTTTTTTTAATCATGATTGTATTCCTAATGCATGcaggtttgattatgtggaaaatGGTGAACCTGGTGATGAACATAATACTGATATTGTTATTAGGTTGATTAAGGATGTTGATGTTGGAAGTGAGatttgtataagctattttaggATTAATAAGGATTATTTAACAAGGAAAAGGATTTTGATGGAGGATTATGGTTTTAGTTGTGCATGTGATAGGTGTAAGATTGAAGCAAATTGGAATGATGGAGAAAATAACAGTGATCTGCCACATGTGATTTTCTTGTCCAAGTTTGTTTGTGATAAGGAGAATTGTGCTGGCACTTTGGCTCCTCTGCCTCCAAAAGATGGTGAAAAATCTAATGTTCTTGAATGTAACTTTTGTGGTAATTTGAAAGTTGACTCTAGTCCTTAA